A genomic region of Streptomyces rimosus contains the following coding sequences:
- a CDS encoding polysaccharide deacetylase family protein: MSKRNVLGTPALVTVAALALGLSACGPDGQGGDGKQTGQARDSAQPRPAPPEDGKGKDGTPTPKPEEKWDGKVRVLGDGSTSYTGPQPKQPKPAKLKPGEKPPQFVVFSWDGALEGDDHLFSHFREVAKQNNAQMTYFLTGTYLLPKSKATMYKPPQHKPGASAISYATDEHIKDTLRQLRSAWLEGNEIGTHFNGHFCGPKGGGDWSAAEWKSEIQQAYSFVQNWKTNTGYKNLPPLPFDYEKELVGGRAPCLEGQENLLTAAKDFKWRYDASSPGDFQVWPSKKNGIWNFPLQLLPYPKSEKQVLSMDFNFLYNQSGDNTKGDPAKYEQWRKLTRDGYLNGFNRVYHGSRAPLFIGNHFEDWNGGIYMKAIEDVVKAVCTKKEVRCATFKQVADWLDAQDPAVLERLRGLDPAQITDWSSVVK, translated from the coding sequence ATGTCGAAGAGGAACGTGCTCGGCACGCCGGCTCTGGTCACCGTGGCGGCGCTCGCCCTCGGCCTGTCGGCCTGCGGCCCCGACGGCCAGGGCGGGGACGGGAAGCAGACGGGGCAGGCCCGGGACTCCGCCCAGCCACGGCCGGCCCCGCCGGAGGACGGCAAGGGCAAGGACGGGACGCCGACGCCGAAGCCCGAGGAGAAGTGGGACGGCAAGGTCAGGGTGCTCGGGGACGGCTCGACGTCGTACACCGGCCCGCAGCCGAAGCAGCCCAAGCCCGCCAAGCTCAAGCCCGGCGAGAAGCCCCCGCAGTTCGTGGTGTTCTCCTGGGACGGCGCGCTGGAGGGGGACGACCATCTCTTCTCCCATTTCCGCGAGGTCGCCAAGCAGAACAACGCCCAGATGACCTACTTCCTCACCGGTACGTATCTGCTGCCGAAATCCAAGGCGACGATGTACAAGCCGCCGCAGCACAAGCCGGGCGCCTCGGCGATTTCCTACGCCACGGACGAGCACATCAAGGACACCCTGCGTCAGCTCCGGAGCGCCTGGCTGGAGGGCAACGAGATAGGCACCCACTTCAACGGCCACTTCTGCGGGCCCAAGGGCGGCGGCGACTGGAGCGCCGCGGAGTGGAAGAGCGAGATCCAGCAGGCGTATTCCTTCGTCCAGAACTGGAAGACGAACACCGGCTACAAGAACCTGCCGCCGCTGCCCTTCGACTACGAGAAGGAGCTGGTGGGCGGGCGCGCGCCGTGCCTGGAGGGGCAGGAGAACCTGCTCACCGCCGCGAAGGACTTCAAGTGGCGCTACGACGCCAGCTCGCCGGGCGACTTCCAGGTGTGGCCGTCGAAGAAGAACGGCATATGGAATTTCCCGCTCCAGCTGCTGCCGTATCCGAAGAGCGAGAAGCAGGTCCTGTCCATGGACTTCAACTTCCTCTACAACCAGTCCGGCGACAACACCAAGGGTGACCCGGCGAAGTACGAGCAGTGGCGGAAACTGACCCGGGACGGATATCTCAACGGGTTCAACCGCGTCTACCACGGGAGCCGCGCGCCGCTGTTCATCGGCAACCACTTCGAGGACTGGAACGGCGGCATCTACATGAAGGCCATCGAGGACGTGGTGAAGGCGGTGTGCACCAAGAAGGAGGTGCGCTGCGCCACCTTCAAGCAGGTCGCCGACTGGCTGGACGCCCAGGATCCCGCGGTCCTGGAGCGGCTGCGCGGACTGGACCCGGCGCAGATCACGG